A genomic region of Macrobrachium nipponense isolate FS-2020 chromosome 40, ASM1510439v2, whole genome shotgun sequence contains the following coding sequences:
- the LOC135211987 gene encoding galactosylgalactosylxylosylprotein 3-beta-glucuronosyltransferase S-like, which translates to MVRVSVTKGMVVAVLVLESFYLLASLKKLADLEEECEGKSQKAVADNRQVKEEAWPPIYIITPTYKRTTQIADMTRMSQTLMHVPNLHWIVVEDALKTSDVVRELLVRSGLPFTHLCATMPDEYKDKPMMGKGVFNRREGIRWLRENAREGVLYFADDDNSYDIRLFEQMRTTRKVSVFPVGMILSLGVSSPIIRDGKVVGFHDAFQAGRKFAVDMAGFAINLRVLHANPDATIPLRLSYLEDGFLRRLRIELEDLEPLAWGCTQVLVWHTKTHRPGTPKMEHIAHTDFDTNLVELYNNMLR; encoded by the exons ATGGTGCGGGTCAGTGTGACGAAAGGGATGGTTGTGGCAGTGTTGGTACTTGAATCATTTTACCTTCTGGCGTCCCTCAAGAAGCTGGCCGACTTGGAAGAGGAGTGCGAGGGAAAATCGCAAAAGGCAGTAGCTGATAATCGTCAGGTGAAAGAGGAAG CATGGCCTCCCATATACATCATCACACCAACATATAAGCGCACCACCCAGATAGCTGACATGACAAGGATGTCGCAGACTTTGATGCATGTACCAAACCTACACTGGATTGTTGTCGAAGATGCATTG AAAACGAGTGATGTTGTGAGAGAATTGTTGGTAAGAAGTGGACTCCCGTTTACGCATTTGTGTGCCACGATGCCAGATGAATACAAAGATAAACCAATGATGGGTAAAGGGGTGTTTAACAg GAGAGAAGGAATCCGTTGGCTTAGAGAAAATGCACGAGAGGGGGTCCTTTATTTTGCGGATGATGACAATAGTTACGACATACGATTATTTGAACAG ATGAGAACTACAAGAAAAGTCTCAGTGTTCCCTGTTGGGATGATTCTTAGTTTAGGAGTCAGTTCACCAATCATCAGGGATGGGAAAGTGGTCGGATTCCATGATGCCTTCCAG GCAGGCAGAAAATTTGCTGTGGATATGGCAGGCTTTGCCATCAATCTTCGAGTTCTGCATGCCAATCCTGATGCCACCATACCTCTGAGACTGTCATACTTAGAAGACGGCTTTCTAAGACGTCTGAGGATTGAGCTGGAGGATCTAGAACCCCTTGCCTGGGGTTGTACACAG GTGTTAGTGTGGCACACGAAGACTCATAGGCCTGGGACACCGAAAATGGAGCATATAGCCCATACAGACTTCGACACAAATCTCGTCGAACTTTATAACAATATGCTTCGGTGA